A portion of the Sabethes cyaneus chromosome 3, idSabCyanKW18_F2, whole genome shotgun sequence genome contains these proteins:
- the LOC128739625 gene encoding uncharacterized protein LOC128739625: protein MTFCDAYARWPETLLVRPQPVQPIGSSPGRTAAVLTQQSNQLSSTNDNALVTSTGRKYPRQANSIAPRYDHTHIETIDVTCDQKNGMFVTIEFEQDFQGVIYSQGYYNDPSCRYVSAGKGGRSFSFTVPFSGCGSKPSCSVCSSVDNVLVIQTDEDVQEAWDTARRISCSQIEQQQNTIFFKPFVVDMLEVVNVPTATGGVECWMDIQRGSYPNVSPIPSIIKIGEALSVLVYLRDPKGSYDVTVKDCYAYDSPDYDASGTRRLQLSDKNGCSRKKKLFGLWEKTTQTGNTGATLILHNNIKAFKFPDKMQVFLKCDIEICRGGCGPPVCNIEELAKAIDTTTTTTRRPAPLTTVAPRRGTRPPQTVPTSFPTRGRRPVSTIQPTAFETEQTYTTRAPQQRTRPTRPATTVAPYRPSTTTAQYRPSTTTAARRRSRPTVSTTTEFVCTPGSTDDRCNIIVVPDEPDCSRRSRDPRCRQRPTPAPVTTPAPLRCFPGSRDPRCPTVAAETTPAPPRCFPGSSDPRCPQVPVTTPAPLRCFPGSTDPRCPTAAPETTPAPPRCFPGSSDPRCPQVPETTAAPLRCFPGSTDPRCPTTSRPTSRPTGRGTRPTGRGTRPPRPTTEAPKYLPPVENQRTTSPSCYPGSSDPRCPQPTSTTQRTVVEITTTPPCFPGSNDPRCRTPVLRCSPGSTDPRCPGSSRPPTRAPVPSTSAAPRCYPGSPDPRCPAPTTPAPPKCFPGSTDPRCPQTTTQRPVPSTTAAPRCFPGSTDPRCPTTPRPTTPALRCYPGSPDPRCPQATTAPPTYLPPTTTPRPAPTTTAAPQCYPGSPDPRCPSLPPTTAAPNCYPGSPDPRCPSLPPTTAAPRCYPGSTDPRCPQTTPRPTSAPAPRCFPGSTDPRCPQSTTSRPTQPTTSAPRCYPGSTDPRCPQTSPAPTTPAPPRCFPGSTDRRCPQTTTQRPVPSTTAAPRCFPGSTDPRCPTTARPTTPALRCYPGSTDPRCPQATTAPPTYLPPTTTPRPAPTTTAAPQCYPGSPDPRCPSLPPTTAAPRCYPGSTDEALIQDVLKLRDPLNQQHLLLGASQVRRILGVPRRQRQLLHDAFLAQQTLDALSLLLLDVSQAVEIPVVHNHLQRDRPHLQPLPQDVIRDQLIRGAQRRRDQPHLRYQLSVVIQVHLILDVHRQQVLQHIYHQPHNRQHRQHLDVYQLGSTDPRCPAIPTTTAGPRCYPGSTDPRCPQTTTRPTAPPQPRCYPGSTDPRCPQTTTPRPVPTTTAGPNCYPGSTDPRCPTTPRPSPTTTAGPRCYPGSTDPRCPTTPRPAPTTTAGPRCYPGSTDPRCPTTPRPAPTTTAGPRCYPGSTDPRCPTTPRPAPTTTAGPRCYPGSTDPRCPTTPRPAPTTTSAPKCYPGSTDPRCPTTPRPAPTTTAGPRCYPGSTDPRCPTTPRPAPTTTSAPKCYPGSSDPRCPTSPRPVPTTTPALRCYPGSPDPRCPTTPRPAPTTTAAPKCYPGSTDPRCPTTPRPTPPPTPALRCFPGSTDARCPTTPRPTPTTTSAPKCYPGSTDPRCPTTPRPVQTTPALRCYPGSTDARCPTTPRPSTQPPTYLPPEPQTKAVPKCYPGSTDPSCFVQTTAKPNCYPGSTDPRCPRPVTTTPRPIPSTTAAPKCYPGSSDPRCPTTPRPAPTTPAAPNCYPGSQDPRCPRPVSTTPALRCFPGSTDPRCPTTPRPVPTTPAAPKCYPGSNDPRCPTTPRPVPTTTAAPNCYPGSNDPRCPRPVSTTPALRCYPGSTDPRCPTTPRPVITTPRPAPTTTPAPRCYPGSTDPRCPAPPTTPALKCYPGSTDPRCPTTPRPTTTTRKACYPGSPDPSCPRAFYTTTPSSCYPGSLDPNCPQPYRPSSTNPPATYLPPLPAGLRLVRHLSEDTLSEINALAEQAEPVPVEEISIEEDQNAVLERRKRDLSESTKEIISITLSVKGFQFAPLN, encoded by the exons ACAGCGGCCGTACTGACCCAGCAATCCAACCAGCTGTCTAGCACCAATGACAACGCACTGGTAACGTCAACGGGTCGGAAGTACCCGCGGCAGGCGAACAGCATCGCACCCCGTTATGATCACACTCACATCGAAACCATCGATGTAACGTGTGACCAGAAGAATGGAATGTTCGTGACGATCGAATTCGAACAAGACTTCCAGGGGGTCATCTATAGCCAGGGATACTATAACGATCCGAGTTGTCGATATGTTTCGGCAGGCAAGGGTGGACGGTCATTTTCGTTCACTGTGCCATTTAGCGGCTGCGGCAGCAAACCGTCCTGCTCCGTTTGCTCGTCGGTAGACAATGTCCTAGTGATACAAACCGATGAAGATGTTCAGGAAGCATGGGATACGGCGCGTCGTATCTCCTGCAGTCAGATCGAGCAGCAGCAGAATACCATTTTCTTCAAACCGTTTGTGGTTGACATGCTGGAGGTGGTTAATGTTCCAACTGCAACGGGTGGTGTTGAGTGTTGGATGGATATTCAGCGTGGTTCTTATCCGAATGTGTCACCTATACCGAGCATTATCAAAATAGGTGAAGCTCTTAGCGTGTTAGTGTATTTAAGGGATCCCAAAGGAAGCTACGATGTCACCGTCAAGGATTGCTATGCTTATGATAGCCCGGATTATGATGCAAGTGGTACAAGAAGACTGCAGCTTTCGGATAAGAATGGATGCtcccgaaaaaaaaagttgtttgGGCTGTGGGAGAAAACAACACAAACCGGAAACACAGGAGCGACTTTGATTTTGCACAACAACATAAAAGCATTTAAGTTCCCAGATAAAATGCAGGTCTTCTTAAAGTGCGACATTGAAATATGCCGGGGAGGTTGTGGGCCACCAGTATGTAACATTGAAGAGTTGGCTAAAGCTATTGAtacaactactactactacgcgTAGACCAGCACCGCTCACTACGGTTGCACCTCGCAGAGGAACTCGGCCACCACAGACTGTTCCCACATCATTCCCCACACGTGGCCGACGACCGGTTTCCACCATTCAGCCTACCGCTTTCGAAACAGAACAAACCTACACGACACGAGCTCCGCAACAACGCACACGTCCAACACGTCCAGCTACAACTGTTGCCCCGTATCGGCCTTCTACAACAACTGCACAGTATCGGCCTTCCACAACAACTGCTGCACGTCGAAGGAGTCGCCCAACCGTTTCAACTACCACTGAGTTTGTTTGTACTCCTGGGTCCACTGATGATCGGTGCAATATTATTGTGGTACCCGACGAGCCGGATTGCTCCCGAAGATCTCGAGATCCTCGGTGTCGACAACGGCCAACGCCTGCTCCAGTCACCACTCCTGCTCCTCTACGCTGCTTCCCAGGCTCAAGAGATCCTCGATGCCCTACTGTAGCAGCGGAAACTACTCCAGCACCACCTCGTTGTTTCCCTGGCTCAAGCGATCCACGCTGCCCACAAGTACCAGTAACAACGCCAGCTCCGCTACGCTGCTTCCCAGGCTCAACAGATCCTCGATGCCCTACTGCAGCGCCGGAAACTACTCCAGCACCACCTCGTTGTTTCCCGGGTTCAAGCGATCCACGCTGCCCACAAGTACCAGAGACAACGGCAGCTCCACTACGTTGCTTCCCCGGTTCAACCGATCCCAGATGTCCTACTACATCCCGACCAACAAGTAGACCAACGGGACGCGGAACTCGTCCCACCGGCAGAGGAACCAGGCCCCCACGGCCAACCACGGAAGCACCTAAATATCTTCCACCGGTTGAGAATCAAAGAACAACATCACCAAGCTGTTATCCTGGATCAAGCGATCCTCGGTGTCCTCAACCAACTTCTACAACTCAAAGAACAGTTGTTGAAATTACAACTACGCCTCCGTGTTTCCCAGGGTCAAATGATCCGAGATGTCGAACTCCAGTTCTTCGTTGCTCTCCGGGTTCTACCGATCCACGTTGTCCCGGATCTTCTAGACCACCAACTAGAGCTCCCGTGCCATCCACATCGGCCGCACCTCGATGTTATCCTGGATCTCCCGATCCACGATGTCCTGCCCCAACAACTCCTGCACCGCCTAAATGCTTCCCGGGTAGCACAGATCCCCGATGCCCACAAACCACCACACAACGTCCAGTTCCGTCTACTACTGCTGCTCCTCGGTGCTTCCCAGGATCAACAGATCCTCGTTGTCCTACCACGCCTAGACCTACTACGCCTGCATTACGATGCTATCCAGGATCACCCGACCCAAGATGTCCCCAAGCTACGACAGCACCACCAACTTATCTTCCACCTACCACTACTCCTCGCCCAGCGCCAACAACAACGGCTGCTCCTCAATGTTATCCAGGATCTCCCGATCCACGTTGTCCATCGCTACCGCCAACGACAGCTGCTCCAAACTGTTACCCAGGATCTCCCGATCCACGTTGCCCATCTCTGCCACCAACAACTGCTGCTCCACGATGCTATCCAGGCTCAACTGATCCAAGATGCCCTCAAACAACACCTCGTCCTACTTCGGCGCCGGCACCTCGTTGTTTTCCAGGAAGTACTGATCCAAGATGCCCTCAGAGCACTACCTCCAGGCCCACACAACCGACAACGTCTGCCCCCAGGTGTTACCCAG GTTCGACAGATCCTCGTTGTCCACAAACATCGCCTGCTCCAACAACTCCTGCACCACCTAGATGCTTCCCGGGTAGCACAGACCGTCGATGTCCACAAACCACCACACAACGTCCAGTTCCGTCTACTACTGCTGCTCCTCGGTGCTTCCCAGGATCAACAGATCCCCGTTGTCCTACAACGGCTAGGCCGACTACACCTGCATTACGATGTTATCCAGGATCAACCGACCCAAGATGTCCCCAAGCTACGACGGCACCACCTACTTATCTTCCACCTACTACTACGCCTCGCCCAGCACCAACAACAACGGCTGCTCCTCAATGTTATCCAGGATCTCCCGACCCGCGTTGTCCATCGCTGCCACCAACGACAGCTGCTCCACGATGCTATCCAGGATCAACAGAT GAAGCACTGATCCAAGATGTCCTCAAACTCCGAGACCCACTCAACCAACAACATCTGCTCCTAGGTGCTTCCCAG GTTCGACGGATCCTCGGTGTCCCGCGCCGCCAACGACAGCTGCTCCACGATGCTTTCCTGGCTCAACAGACCCTCGATGCCCTCAGCCTACTACTCCTCGATGTTTCCCAGGCAGTAGAGATCCCAGTTGTCCACAACCACCTACAACGCGACCGCCCCCACCTACAACCGCTGCCCCAAGATGTTATCCGGGATCAACTGATTCGAGGTGCCCAACGACGCCGCGACCAACCCCACCTACGATACCAGCTCTCCGTTGTTATCCAGGTTCATCTGATCTTAGATGTCCACAGACAACAGGTGCTCCAACATATCTACCACCAACCACACAACCGACAGCACCGCCAGCACCTAGATGTGTACCAG CTAGGTTCAACCGATCCTCGATGCCCGGCGATACCAACGACCACTGCAGGACCCCGATGCTATCCGGGTTCTACTGACCCTCGTTGTCCGCAGACTACTACACGTCCAACGGCTCCTCCTCAGCCGCGTTGTTATCCGGGAAGTACAGATCCTAGGTGCCCACAAACTACCACTCCTCGGCCAGTGCCAACAACCACAGCGGGTCCGAATTGTTATCCAGGATCAACTGATCCTAGGTGCCCCACAACTCCACGACCTTCACCAACAACAACGGCGGGACCAAGATGTTATCCAGGTTCGACTGATCCAAGATGCCCCACAACACCACGACCTGCACCAACAACTACGGCGGGACCAAGATGTTATCCAGGATCGACTGATCCAAGGTGTCCCACAACTCCACGACCTGCACCAACAACAACGGCGGGACCAAGATGTTATCCAGGATCGACTGATCCAAGGTGTCCCACAACTCCACGACCTGCACCAACAACAACGGCGGGACCAAGATGTTATCCAGGATCGACTGATCCAAGGTGTCCCACAACTCCACGACCGGCACCAACAACCACATCGGCACCCAAATGCTATCCAGGATCGACTGATCCAAGGTGTCCCACAACTCCACGACCTGCACCAACAACAACGGCGGGACCAAGATGTTATCCAGGATCGACTGATCCAAGGTGTCCCACAACTCCACGACCTGCACCAACAACCACATCGGCACCCAAATGCTATCCAGGATCATCGGATCCACGTTGTCCTACATCGCCAAGACCTGTTCCAACCACTACACCTGCGTTGCGTTGCTACCCTG GTTCCCCCGATCCTCGGTGTCCAACCACGCCTCGGCCGGCTCCAACTACAACCGCAGCTCCAAAATGCTATCCTGGATCAACCGATCCGCGTTGTCCAACTACTCCGCGACCAACACCTCCGCCCACTCCGGCCCTTCGGTGTTTCCCAGGTTCAACAGATGCTCGCTGTCCAACCACACCAAGGCCCACGCCAACTACGACTTCCGCGCCAAAATGCTATCCTGGATCGACAGATCCTCGCTGCCCAACCACACCACGGCCAGTTCAAACTACCCCTGCTCTGCGGTGCTATCCTGGATCAACAGATGCCCGATGTCCGACCACTCCACGACCATCCACTCAGCCCCCAACATATCTTCCACCCGAACCACAAACCAAAGCTGTTCCAAAGTGCTATCCAGGCTCTACTGATCCTAGCTGTTTTGTGCAAACCACTGCAAAACCAAATTGCTATCCAGGCAGCACTGATCCCAGATGTCCTCGGCCTGTAACCACTACACCTCGACCAATTCCAAGCACAACTGCTGCACCAAAATGCTATCCAG GCTCATCTGATCCGAGATGCCCAACAACTCCAAGACCTGCACCGACGACACCTGCTGCTCCAAACTGCTACCCTGGTTCACAGGATCCGCGATGCCCACGTCCAGTATCTACTACCCCAGCTTTACGGTGTTTCCCAG GTTCTACGGATCCCAGATGCCCAACTACACCTCGACCAGTACCAACGACACCGGCCGCTCCGAAGTGCTACCCAGGTTCCAACGATCCGCGTTGTCCAACTACACCTCGACCAGTACCAACGACAACGGCCGCTCCGAACTGCTACCCAGGTTCCAATGATCCGCGTTGTCCACGACCGGTTTCAACCACACCAGCACTGCGTTGTTATCCAGGATCAACAGATCCACGGTGTCCAACGACTCCTCGTCCAGTAATTACAACACCTCGTCCGGCACCTACAACTACTCCTGCACCTCGCTGCTATCCAGGATCTACCGATCCACGATGCCCAGCTCCTCCAACGACTCCTGCACTAAAATGTTATCCAGGATCGACTGATCCACGTTGTCCAACCACTCCTCGCCCAACGACGACTACTCGTAAAGCTTGCTATCCAGGTTCTCCGGATCCATCCTGTCCAAGAGCATTCTACACAACCACACCGTCATCCTGTTATCCAGGTTCACTCGATCCGAACTGCCCGCAACCGTACAGACCTAGTAGCACCAACCCACCAGCTACCTATTTACCACCGCTACCAGCTGGACTACGGCTGGTTCGACATTTGAGCGAGGATACTCTGAGTGAAATCAACGCTCTAGCTGAACAAGCGGAACCGGTACCGGTAGAGGAAATTTCTATCGAGGAAGACCAAAATGCAGTACTTGAACGTAGAAAGCGCGACCTATCGGAAAGTACCAAGGAAATCATCTCGATTACACTCAGCGTCAAAGGGTTCCAGTTCGCGCCGCTGAACTGA
- the LOC128744271 gene encoding glutathione S-transferase D7-like encodes MPITLYTATMSPPARAVQLLITELGLKVESKIIDTRAGETRTEEFLRMNPQHTIPTLDDNGFYLWESRAILAYLVEAYHLGHDLYPNIPKEKALINRVLHHDMAAFYPKIINTLYGIFRGETKVVTEEMKSTVKSALANLELFLVRNDWFAGEKITIADLSLLPTVGTLLHSGFDLTPFPRLLAWYDNCKELKGYSEELTVAQQAGQYIRSLLEEGL; translated from the exons ATGCCGATCACATTGTATACTGCCACGATGAGCCCTCCCGCTCGGGCTGTCCAACTATTAATCACCGAGCTTGGATTAAAAGTTGAG TCAAAAATCATAGATACTCGCGCGGGTGAAACTCGAACGGAAGAGTTCCTCCGTATGAATCCACAGCACACGATACCGACGTTAGACGACAATGGATTCTACCTGTGGGAGTCACGTGCAATTTTGGCATACCTGGTGGAAGCCTACCATCTTGGGCATGATCTCTATCCGAACATACCGAAGGAAAAGGCGCTTATCAACCGCGTTTTGCATCATGACATGGCAGCTTTCTATCCGAAGATAATCAATACTTTGTATGGAATCTTTCGTGGTGAAACCAAAGTGGTAACAGAGGAAATGAAGAGCACTGTCAAAAGTGCTCTGGCTAACCTCGAATTGTTTCTGGTtcgaaacgattggttcgctGGCGAGAAGATTACCATAGCTGATCTGTCACTGCTGCCGACGGTTGGAACACTGTTG CACAGCGGATTCGATTTGACTCCTTTTCCCCGTTTACTCGCGTGGTATGACAACTGTAAAGAACTTAAAGGTTACTCCGAAGAACTAACAGTGGCTCAGCAAGCTGGACAATATATACGCTCACTGCTTGAGGAAGGATTGTGA